The Maniola hyperantus chromosome 6, iAphHyp1.2, whole genome shotgun sequence sequence AGAATTTCTTCTCAAACAAGTCTCTCTATTCTTAGAATCTGCAAATGTAGGACTGAATTCCAAGACCTAGACTTACGTAgtggaatttaaatttaatggtAAATACTTACCATGTTCTTATAGGTACTTCTTACTGTACCTACTTCGAGGATTCCACATAAAATATCATCGATTTTCGATAGCTGTTGCACCTacctgatttaaaaaaaatcatatagaTAGCAAAGAGAATTGATATTAAGTATGATATTCAAGATATTTAAGTGCAGATAGGATAAATGAGATATTCGAACTCTTTATTTTCGAACAGCTGTTAGCTTTATGGTTTTGGGGACACAATTTTATTGATATGTAAGTAATACTGTTTCATATTTATCAGACTCGCCTAAAACCTTCTGTTTGTTTAGGTAATGCAAGGAGAGATAGCAAAGCTGTGTTTGGTGATCGCTACCCTGGCGCTCGGGCCCGCAGCGGGTGAGGGCGCGTGCGAGCGGGGGCACACTTGGTGGCACCGCCAGCGAGGCGCCTGCGTGCCCTGCACCCGCTGCGATCCGCACCGCTTCGTCGTCAAGTTCCCCTGCGAACTGCACCGCGACACCATCTGCCAGCCTCTCCGAGAGGTTCGCATCTGGCCCTTCAACACAGAAAAAGACAATGATACCAGTGAAGCAGCCAGTGATTACGAGTATTACGAGTACACGGACTATAGTGGTGAAGTGAAAGAGGAACTCGAGTGGGACGTACAGACCTCGACACTGACTGTTGCTGTGAGTGGGTGTGTAGTGTTCTTTGTGGTAGTGCTAACGTTGACGCTATACCACGCGAAGCAATGGAGGACGTTGAAATTAGCGTTAAAGTCAGGTAACTTACCAATAATATAATTAGCATGTTGTCAGTTGTCTAAATAGTTAGCAATTTTCGGATTTATGAAGTGAAGTTTCTTAACGAACGTTTAGGATGGGGAATTATGACCTAAATCGTAAAGCGAAACGATCCAACGCACCACACAAATGAAACTTGGCTGGGCAGCACATACAGTGAGTAGCCCCCATATGAGTGAGTGAGACAGTACAAGATGTTGTATACAATGAAGTTATTGTATAACatcataaaaatagaaaatactccATTTCATAGTCcttattaaatacctacatacctagttacctgtaatattatatacctactttcggTACCTTCCTTCAACTGGCATCATTTTAACATACACTGGTAAACATACGATGAAAGTTGGCTACGGTCCATGATAAATCTAGCATATGTAAGTACGTGAAGATAAATCATATCAACATACCTATTGCTGCTGTCGTTAAATACACTTTACAACTAGATTTATGAAAAATACTCATAAAAGAAAACTTTAGCTCATATCAAAGAAAGTAGGTAAAAACGTCGTCTTCGGAGATCATATTATTTGGAAAGAGcctcatatatattttttagataCGCTCAAATTTGTTTTCATAAATTGAATATTTATGATGAATAAGATTTTTATACATTCAAGGGTGATAGATATTTATTGAAAGTATACAAATTTTCACGGAAAATATGGTAAGCGTTATGTTTGTAAGTAAAAATGATCGACGACGCTTTATGTAGACTAAAATAGTTCAGAATCAGTGTAAAATCGCAATATGTAGTTATTTGATATGCCAGGTTacaaagttgttattttgtcgcgagagtttgtattgaattccgagccagtgAAGGATTTTAAGATTGAATCACGAGCGAAGCGTTTGGTTCAAAAATataatcctgagcgtagcgaggaattcaaaggctCGAGTGCAAATAAATTTGTAGCCGTGCAAAACACACAActttttacagtgcgacaaggctatcttggcgcgtggcgaaaatcggaactaacgatGCCATCCCCCCCTTGTTCTCGttgtgtcccctttgttctcgtttgaatattctaagcctttgttctccaacagcacccccctgtcaatatcattaaagtgccaagagagccttgccgCACTGTATCTCACTACAGCGTGAAAAACGCTAGATGcttgatacaagaggcgccaTTACCGTGGAGGTTTCAATGAGAAGTTTAAGTCAGACCGTGAAGGAGGTTCTAATTCAAGAAGATTCTATATAGGtatgaataaagttttttttcggGTACGATCAGAATTCAAATCTAAAATTCTGAACAGAAAAAATCATAATTCACcgaatttcattataatattgattATTCAATAAAGCTGAAGGTAGCTAgctatgtttaatttaatttaataaaaataaagtgttcCAACGGGTCACTTAaacttatacatataaatagTACCCAAAGGCTGTAAGGACAAACTGCGTTTTTGAACTATCCGTTATGTGATGTATTTTTTCACAGaaagtaacaaaaatattagaacacagttcgtcacgttcgaatttcaactcgtactttgcaCGCTAGCGAGCAAAATAACCACTTTCCACGCAGATTTCAAAGGGAAAGGAATTCTTTCCAAGCGAATGAGATGAAATATAATGTAACAACACCTAAGTACAATATCAAGCATCATTACCAATATTAAGAAGCATTTTTGTCTGTTAGTTcatccttcaattacgtcgcaatgaagcaacggatcgacgtgatctaTTGCATAGGCAAATCTAAGGACCTAGAGAGTgttatagactactttttatcccgaaaaaacaaagatttcccacgggatttttaaaaaccttaatccacgcaggtgaagtcgtggacatcagctattaagctataaagtataaacagtaTAACGTACACTAACAACGTACACATATTTTGAGGCAGTAAA is a genomic window containing:
- the wgn gene encoding tumor necrosis factor receptor superfamily member wengen, translating into MVLSTKVMQGEIAKLCLVIATLALGPAAGEGACERGHTWWHRQRGACVPCTRCDPHRFVVKFPCELHRDTICQPLREVRIWPFNTEKDNDTSEAASDYEYYEYTDYSGEVKEELEWDVQTSTLTVAVSGCVVFFVVVLTLTLYHAKQWRTLKLALKSDVQDLSAKLKLMEAGAETPAEPVPTEHHIYCNIHVGKDALLGPAAGKGLGNVYTTHES